In Candidatus Binataceae bacterium, one DNA window encodes the following:
- a CDS encoding efflux RND transporter permease subunit encodes MTFCETFVRNSVGTTLLTIAIVLGGLVAFRNLPVAPLPAVDFPTIQVTAQLPGASPETMASSVATPLERQFGHIASLTEMTSTSYIGQTNIVLQFDLDRNIDAAGRDVQAAINAANSFLPSNLPSKPTYRKVNPSDPPVLIIALTSKTKNPGELYDAADSILEQRLSQISGVGQVIVGGGALPAVRVELNPAQLKNMGISLEQVRTVLASANSNLPKGEFADDNNSWSISTTDQLLKADQYQPLIVGYHNGTAVRLSDVADVVDDVQNVRASGYVDLNRAILVIIWRQPNANVIDTVDRVYAALPSLQASIPASINLRVVLDRTTSIRASVKDVEGTLLISICLVVMVVFLFLRNLRATAIPGVAVPVSLIGTFGVMYLFGFSVDNLSLMALTISTGFVVDDAIVVTENVTRYLEQGYSPYRAAILGTREIGFAVVSISISLVAVFIPLLMMGGIVGRLFREFAVTLAAAVVVSMVVSLTTTPMMCAKLLRHEQERNPGRFDRIAEGGFNWMHRRYEQSLKWVLNHSPVILAVAIGTVALNVYLFYEIPKGFFPEQDAGRLVGAVIADQDTSYQAMNRRLLKLVKMVLSDQDVSNVITLTGTNAATNSGTMYVSLKPLNQRKFSAQQVIARIRKKVSNYAGLSLYLQAQQDLRIGGRSSNAEYQYTLTSDDLGLLMEWAPKLLVRLRAITQLTDVSSDQQNAGLAADLTIDHDSAARFGLSTQLIDDTLYDAFGQREVSTMYTPLNQYYVVMEVAPQFWQDPETLDVIHLSPNLSGTQLAGAGAAGQTGIASASSAAGSNSSVPPSTLPPVTGSQVPGVATTNGSSSESLANIGSQISGTQTTTGSSTAPVPTGSVDAGIASTDTSMTQSGSSSSSAIGATTTAAPNNTAPVIVAGATPPSNPGFTVIGATNTSPSSPASTAVLTTASVAHGMVPIGAISRYTSSTTPLTVNHQGQFPAVTMSFNLASGVALGDAVGLINQAEQDIHLPAPIHGTFAGTAQAFQASLANEPMLIAAALLSVYIVLGILYESYVHPITILSTLPSAGIGALLALQLCHIDLSVIALIGIILLIGIVKKNAILMIDFALEAERKQGKSSEDAIYQACVLRFRPIMMTTMAALLGGLPLALGTGYGSELRRPLGVTIVGGLIVSQMLTLYTTPVIYLYLDRLRLWGLGLIKRRPQAGSLPTTAET; translated from the coding sequence GTGACCTTCTGCGAGACTTTCGTCAGGAACTCGGTCGGCACCACGTTGTTAACCATCGCGATCGTGCTGGGCGGCTTAGTCGCGTTCCGCAACTTGCCTGTCGCTCCCCTACCCGCCGTCGACTTTCCCACTATCCAGGTTACGGCGCAGCTTCCCGGCGCCAGTCCCGAAACCATGGCAAGCTCGGTAGCGACTCCGCTCGAACGCCAGTTCGGCCATATCGCGTCTCTGACTGAAATGACCTCCACCAGCTACATCGGGCAAACCAACATCGTGCTCCAGTTCGACCTGGACCGGAACATCGATGCCGCCGGACGCGACGTGCAGGCGGCTATCAATGCCGCCAACAGTTTTTTGCCGTCCAACCTGCCGTCGAAGCCGACGTATCGGAAAGTCAATCCGTCCGATCCACCGGTCTTGATCATCGCGCTGACCTCGAAGACCAAGAACCCCGGCGAGTTGTACGACGCTGCCGATTCGATCCTCGAGCAGCGTCTCTCGCAGATCTCCGGCGTCGGCCAGGTGATCGTCGGCGGAGGCGCGCTGCCCGCCGTCCGCGTCGAGCTAAATCCCGCGCAGCTCAAGAATATGGGCATCAGCCTGGAGCAAGTGCGCACGGTTCTGGCATCAGCGAATAGCAATCTACCCAAGGGCGAATTTGCCGATGACAACAATTCATGGTCGATCAGCACGACTGACCAGCTTCTCAAGGCCGATCAGTATCAGCCGCTGATCGTCGGCTATCACAACGGCACCGCCGTGCGGCTCTCGGACGTCGCCGACGTAGTCGACGACGTGCAAAACGTGCGCGCTTCCGGCTACGTGGATCTGAATCGCGCGATTCTCGTCATCATATGGCGCCAGCCCAACGCCAACGTCATCGACACCGTCGATCGCGTCTACGCGGCGCTGCCCTCGCTGCAGGCCTCCATTCCCGCATCGATAAATCTGAGGGTGGTTCTCGACCGCACCACCAGCATCCGTGCCTCGGTCAAGGATGTCGAAGGCACTCTGCTGATTTCGATTTGCCTGGTGGTGATGGTGGTGTTCCTGTTTCTGCGCAACCTGCGCGCGACCGCGATTCCCGGCGTTGCCGTTCCGGTCTCCCTGATCGGCACCTTTGGCGTGATGTACCTGTTCGGATTCAGCGTCGACAATCTCTCGTTGATGGCGCTGACCATCTCGACCGGCTTCGTAGTTGACGATGCGATCGTGGTGACGGAGAACGTCACCCGTTACCTGGAACAAGGCTACTCGCCATACCGCGCCGCGATCCTGGGAACGCGCGAGATCGGCTTCGCGGTGGTCTCGATTAGCATCTCGCTGGTCGCGGTGTTCATTCCACTTCTGATGATGGGCGGAATCGTCGGCCGTCTGTTCCGTGAATTCGCGGTCACGCTTGCGGCCGCGGTCGTGGTCTCGATGGTGGTATCGCTGACCACCACGCCGATGATGTGCGCGAAGCTCCTGCGCCATGAACAGGAACGCAATCCCGGCAGATTCGATCGTATCGCCGAAGGCGGCTTCAACTGGATGCACCGCCGCTATGAGCAAAGCCTCAAGTGGGTGCTCAACCATTCGCCTGTGATTCTCGCGGTGGCCATCGGAACTGTCGCTCTTAACGTTTACTTATTCTACGAAATTCCCAAGGGCTTTTTCCCCGAGCAGGACGCGGGCCGGCTGGTCGGCGCGGTGATCGCCGATCAGGACACGTCATATCAGGCGATGAACCGCCGGCTGCTCAAGTTGGTCAAGATGGTGCTGTCGGACCAGGACGTGAGCAACGTGATCACTCTGACCGGTACCAATGCGGCCACCAATAGCGGGACCATGTACGTCAGTCTCAAGCCCCTCAACCAACGCAAGTTCAGTGCTCAGCAGGTAATCGCAAGAATCCGCAAGAAAGTCAGTAACTACGCCGGGCTGAGTCTCTATCTTCAGGCGCAGCAGGATCTGCGTATCGGTGGGCGATCGTCCAATGCGGAATATCAATACACTCTGACGAGCGACGACCTCGGCTTGCTAATGGAATGGGCGCCCAAGTTACTCGTAAGGCTTCGCGCGATTACCCAGCTCACTGACGTCAGCAGCGATCAGCAGAACGCGGGCCTCGCCGCCGATCTCACGATCGATCACGACAGCGCCGCGCGCTTTGGACTCTCGACCCAACTCATCGATGACACGCTCTACGATGCGTTCGGGCAGCGCGAAGTCTCCACCATGTACACCCCGTTGAACCAGTACTACGTGGTGATGGAGGTCGCACCGCAGTTCTGGCAGGACCCTGAAACCCTCGACGTGATTCATCTGAGCCCGAACCTCTCCGGTACTCAACTGGCTGGCGCAGGGGCCGCCGGCCAAACCGGAATTGCTTCGGCCTCCAGCGCAGCCGGTTCCAACAGCAGCGTTCCGCCGAGCACGCTGCCACCTGTCACCGGCTCGCAAGTTCCGGGCGTAGCGACCACCAATGGATCGAGCTCTGAAAGTCTGGCCAACATCGGCAGCCAGATTTCTGGCACCCAGACCACCACCGGCTCCAGCACCGCGCCGGTTCCAACCGGCTCAGTCGATGCCGGCATCGCCAGTACCGACACCTCGATGACTCAGTCGGGTTCTTCAAGCTCCAGCGCAATCGGTGCGACGACAACCGCCGCTCCCAACAACACAGCTCCGGTCATAGTCGCCGGCGCGACTCCTCCGTCAAATCCGGGCTTCACCGTAATCGGCGCCACTAACACCAGCCCCAGCTCGCCTGCCAGCACCGCGGTCCTGACTACGGCCAGCGTTGCGCACGGTATGGTGCCGATAGGCGCCATCAGTCGCTACACGTCGTCGACCACGCCTTTGACGGTCAATCATCAGGGCCAATTTCCCGCCGTCACCATGTCGTTCAATCTCGCGTCGGGAGTCGCGCTCGGCGACGCCGTCGGGCTGATTAATCAGGCGGAACAGGACATCCATCTTCCTGCTCCCATCCATGGAACTTTCGCGGGAACCGCGCAAGCCTTTCAGGCGTCTCTGGCCAACGAGCCGATGCTGATAGCGGCCGCGCTCCTCAGCGTCTACATCGTGCTGGGAATTCTCTATGAAAGTTATGTGCACCCGATCACGATTCTCTCGACCTTGCCATCGGCAGGTATCGGAGCGCTGCTAGCGCTGCAACTGTGTCATATCGACCTCAGCGTAATCGCGCTGATCGGCATCATCCTGCTGATAGGCATCGTGAAGAAGAATGCGATCCTCATGATCGACTTCGCGCTGGAAGCCGAGCGCAAGCAGGGCAAGTCGTCGGAGGACGCGATCTACCAAGCGTGCGTGCTGCGGTTTCGCCCGATCATGATGACCACGATGGCTGCGCTGCTCGGCGGGCTGCCTCTCGCCCTCGGCACCGGCTACGGCTCCGAACTACGCCGCCCGCTCGGCGTCACGATCGTCGGCGGACTTATCGTAAGCCAGATGCTCACGCTCTACACGACCCCGGTGATCTATCTCTACCTGGATCGCTTGCGCCTATGGGGCCTGGGGCTGATCAAGCGGCGTCCCCAAGCCGGATCCCTTCCCACCACGGCAGAGACCTGA
- the add gene encoding adenosine deaminase, with protein sequence MGELLTLPKAHLHVHLEGSIRARTLSEIAHRHRLELPACAEHGYRFRDFADFNLQYRAIRSCLQDAQDFRRVAFELCQDEAVQGVRYAEVTFTLGAHGPRLGNWDMPLESVLEGFAKGEQAFGIKCRVIVDHGRSKPRELAWQALHTALRYRDLGVVGFGLGGDEKYPPEQFAEVFHAAVDGGLHSVPHAGETHGPESIRGAIHALRAERIGHGISVLDDEMLVVELKARGIALEVCLTSNVAIPARVPSIDRHPLPDLLAAGLTVTINADTPAIFAAPIASEYQLARDTFGLDDTALAGLAQASVTASFADANTKTSLRQAIDRWLGETQDPGR encoded by the coding sequence ATGGGCGAGCTGCTCACGCTACCTAAGGCACATCTGCATGTGCATCTGGAGGGCTCGATCCGGGCCCGTACGCTTTCCGAGATAGCCCACCGACATCGGCTTGAGCTGCCGGCGTGCGCCGAGCACGGATATCGCTTTCGCGATTTCGCCGACTTCAATCTGCAATATCGAGCGATTCGATCGTGTTTGCAGGATGCACAGGACTTCCGGCGCGTCGCTTTCGAGCTGTGTCAGGACGAGGCAGTACAGGGCGTACGCTATGCGGAGGTCACCTTCACGCTGGGAGCCCACGGCCCGAGACTCGGCAATTGGGACATGCCGCTGGAGTCCGTGTTGGAAGGCTTTGCCAAGGGCGAGCAGGCATTTGGCATCAAGTGCCGAGTGATTGTTGATCACGGGCGCAGCAAACCGCGGGAACTCGCCTGGCAGGCGTTGCACACGGCTCTGCGCTACCGCGACCTGGGAGTGGTGGGGTTTGGACTCGGTGGCGATGAAAAGTATCCGCCCGAACAGTTCGCAGAGGTTTTTCATGCCGCGGTAGATGGCGGATTGCACTCCGTGCCGCATGCCGGAGAGACCCACGGTCCCGAGAGCATCCGCGGTGCCATACACGCGCTGCGTGCCGAGCGAATCGGCCACGGCATAAGCGTCCTGGACGACGAGATGCTGGTAGTTGAATTAAAGGCGCGCGGCATAGCGCTCGAAGTCTGTCTGACATCGAACGTCGCGATTCCCGCCCGGGTGCCGTCGATTGACCGTCATCCCCTGCCGGACCTGCTGGCTGCCGGATTGACGGTTACCATCAATGCGGACACCCCGGCGATCTTCGCCGCACCGATTGCTTCCGAGTACCAGCTGGCCCGCGATACCTTTGGCCTGGACGATACCGCGCTCGCCGGACTCGCGCAGGCGAGCGTCACTGCTTCATTCGCTGATGCCAACACCAAGACTTCGCTGCGACAGGCTATCGACCGCTGGCTGGGCGAGACGCAAGATCCCGGGCGCTAA
- a CDS encoding Maf family nucleotide pyrophosphatase, whose translation MRIVLASESRSRRRALDLIGVRYEVRPSAVDEKAIRDFDPVALTRKLAEAKAYKVAEEIRDAVIVSGDAVVTKDGRTYEKPRDLKEAAEFLRELSGGDLEFVTSLVVLRPETGKILSAVEVSRITFRSLTDREIQDYIALYPVLSCAGGFEGDGVLRFAERISGSYNFLTAIPVSRLIVFLREQGVAI comes from the coding sequence ATGAGAATCGTACTCGCGTCGGAGTCGCGGTCGCGCAGGCGCGCGCTCGATCTGATCGGGGTACGTTATGAAGTGCGTCCGAGCGCGGTTGACGAAAAAGCGATAAGAGACTTCGACCCGGTCGCGCTGACCCGCAAACTGGCCGAAGCCAAGGCTTACAAAGTGGCCGAAGAGATTCGCGATGCGGTGATCGTTTCGGGCGATGCGGTGGTGACCAAGGACGGCAGAACCTACGAAAAACCCCGCGACTTAAAGGAGGCCGCCGAGTTTCTCAGAGAACTGTCCGGCGGCGACCTGGAATTCGTGACCTCGCTGGTAGTGCTGCGGCCAGAGACCGGAAAGATCCTCTCCGCGGTCGAGGTCTCGCGAATCACGTTTCGCTCCCTGACCGATCGTGAAATTCAGGACTACATCGCCCTATACCCGGTGCTGAGTTGTGCCGGCGGATTCGAAGGCGACGGGGTGCTCCGTTTCGCCGAACGAATCTCCGGCAGCTACAATTTTCTGACTGCGATCCCGGTAAGCCGACTCATCGTGTTCCTGCGCGAACAGGGCGTTGCAATTTAG
- a CDS encoding cobalamin-binding protein yields MHRIVTLLPSATEIVCALGFGRELVGRSHECDFPAGVEQLPALTEPKIAVEGTSAEIDEQVKRIVGEALSVYRVDAARLRELRPDVIVTQSQCEVCAVNESDVEAAVAEWLGARPHIVSLRPYALADVFADMTRVAIALGVRERGEHTVAALRARMNAVAERARVAKTRPTFACIEWIEPMMSAGNWMPELVGMAGGTNLFGRAGEHSPWMKIEELAARDPEVIMVSPCGFPMERSRRELPALSGTPLWNALRAVRDHKVFLADGNQYFNRPGPRIVESLEILAEILHPEIFHFGHEGSGWARV; encoded by the coding sequence ATGCATAGAATTGTGACCTTGCTGCCGAGTGCCACCGAGATCGTCTGTGCGCTTGGCTTCGGCCGCGAATTGGTGGGGCGTTCCCACGAATGCGATTTTCCTGCCGGTGTCGAGCAGCTGCCCGCGCTGACCGAGCCGAAAATCGCGGTGGAAGGCACGAGCGCCGAGATCGACGAACAGGTGAAGCGAATCGTCGGGGAGGCGCTCTCGGTTTATCGAGTAGACGCGGCTCGACTGCGCGAGCTCCGGCCCGACGTGATCGTCACGCAATCGCAATGTGAAGTCTGCGCGGTTAACGAAAGCGACGTCGAGGCGGCGGTGGCCGAGTGGCTCGGTGCGCGCCCGCATATCGTGTCGCTCAGGCCCTACGCGCTCGCGGACGTGTTCGCGGATATGACGCGGGTGGCGATAGCGTTGGGTGTGCGAGAACGCGGCGAGCATACAGTCGCGGCTCTCCGGGCTCGAATGAATGCGGTTGCCGAGCGCGCGCGGGTGGCCAAGACGCGACCGACGTTCGCGTGTATCGAGTGGATCGAGCCGATGATGTCGGCGGGCAACTGGATGCCGGAATTGGTTGGGATGGCGGGTGGCACGAATCTCTTCGGCCGGGCCGGAGAGCATTCGCCGTGGATGAAGATCGAGGAACTTGCCGCTCGGGACCCGGAGGTGATCATGGTCTCCCCGTGCGGATTTCCGATGGAGCGCTCGCGGCGCGAACTACCCGCGTTGAGCGGTACTCCGCTCTGGAACGCGCTCCGTGCCGTCCGGGACCACAAAGTGTTCCTCGCCGACGGCAATCAGTACTTCAATCGTCCGGGACCGCGCATCGTCGAGTCGCTGGAAATTCTGGCCGAAATCCTCCATCCCGAGATTTTTCACTTCGGACATGAAGGCTCGGGCTGGGCGCGCGTGTAA
- a CDS encoding Hsp70 family protein encodes MSSPVQAVGLDFGTTNSAIAIIGSNGAPRLARFRNAAVDAYDAETFRSILFFEATEETGGTESALSVGNEAIRRYLAAAGNGRLIQSLKSFLAVRSFESTDIMGEDYSLGDLIAPILVDLRNAAEAQFGPLPARVVVGRPVHFSDARTDDDDGFAQARLDVAVRRAGWDDIIFEYEPVAAAYDYASRITRDQLVLIGDFGGGTSDFSILRLRPPGAARDPRYEILGNDGVATAGDAFDGRMMHHVVAPALGRGSRHRSPYGMVLPVPTWPYSKLERWHHLSLLKNPSTLSRLRALQRDAIEPAKIAALLHVVDSDLGYYLFRSVEKTKVELSASESTEFAFSDPPTEISRVVGRREFEVWVASQLLEIERCVARLMTAAALSPEQIDSVFLTGGSSFVPAVRRIFSLRFGAEKIQLGNEFTSVARGLALRALQLG; translated from the coding sequence ATGAGTTCACCAGTACAGGCGGTCGGGCTTGATTTCGGCACGACCAACAGCGCGATCGCGATCATCGGAAGCAACGGCGCACCACGGCTCGCGCGCTTCCGGAACGCGGCGGTCGATGCTTACGATGCGGAAACCTTTCGATCGATTCTGTTTTTCGAGGCAACCGAAGAGACCGGCGGAACCGAATCCGCACTGTCGGTTGGCAATGAGGCGATTCGCCGCTACCTGGCCGCGGCCGGGAACGGTCGGCTGATTCAGTCGCTCAAGTCATTCCTCGCGGTACGCAGCTTCGAATCCACCGATATCATGGGCGAAGATTATTCGCTGGGCGATCTGATCGCTCCAATTCTCGTCGATCTGCGCAACGCCGCGGAAGCGCAGTTCGGACCGCTGCCGGCGCGGGTGGTAGTCGGAAGGCCGGTGCACTTTTCGGACGCGCGTACCGACGACGACGACGGGTTCGCCCAGGCGCGCCTAGACGTTGCGGTTCGGCGTGCGGGATGGGACGACATAATTTTCGAGTACGAACCGGTCGCCGCGGCCTATGACTACGCGAGCAGAATCACGCGCGACCAGCTTGTCCTGATCGGAGACTTCGGCGGCGGAACCAGCGACTTCTCGATTCTCCGACTCAGACCACCCGGCGCCGCGCGGGACCCACGCTACGAGATTCTCGGCAACGACGGTGTCGCCACCGCCGGGGACGCCTTCGATGGACGGATGATGCATCATGTCGTCGCGCCGGCGCTCGGCCGCGGGTCGCGGCACCGGTCGCCCTACGGGATGGTTCTGCCGGTGCCAACCTGGCCATACTCCAAGCTGGAGCGCTGGCATCACCTGTCGCTGCTGAAAAACCCGTCCACTCTCTCTCGCCTGCGCGCGCTGCAGCGCGACGCAATCGAGCCGGCGAAAATAGCGGCGTTGCTGCATGTGGTGGACAGCGACCTCGGCTACTACCTGTTTCGCTCGGTCGAGAAAACCAAGGTTGAGCTGTCAGCGTCAGAGTCGACGGAGTTCGCCTTTTCCGATCCACCGACGGAAATCAGCCGGGTCGTGGGACGGCGGGAATTCGAGGTGTGGGTTGCGTCTCAACTGCTGGAAATCGAACGCTGCGTCGCTCGCCTGATGACGGCAGCGGCTCTTTCTCCAGAGCAGATCGACAGTGTGTTCCTGACCGGAGGTTCCTCGTTCGTGCCCGCGGTGCGCAGAATTTTCAGTCTTCGATTCGGTGCAGAGAAGATTCAGCTGGGCAATGAGTTCACCTCGGTGGCACGCGGCCTCGCTCTGCGCGCCCTGCAATTGGGCTAG
- a CDS encoding Phenylacetic acid catabolic protein: protein MPTRREFAPRSLHASDVARIDPNYRRVLTRLLAAHAMAEKLTALGYHRALQTVDNPTLRQVIEKNYHEEHKHARLIYRLLDVLGISEKQADRTMTMLVKSPSFEAPMYFAQEAEGELDLLMASIALDVTGLVMIGVNYRDSSYAPHAEAAEIILEEEADHDVFATEQLGRAVARFGPESVNAALREWLPRAVNFFGPPGSGFTYDCLRYGLKSRDNQELADLFLAMIEKRCEQLGLDLPDLSKEYPRAVV, encoded by the coding sequence ATGCCGACCAGGCGTGAGTTTGCACCGCGATCGTTGCACGCCAGCGATGTCGCCCGGATCGATCCGAACTACCGACGGGTCCTGACCCGGCTGCTCGCCGCACATGCCATGGCGGAGAAGCTCACGGCGCTTGGCTACCATCGCGCACTCCAGACCGTCGACAATCCGACCCTGCGCCAGGTGATCGAGAAGAACTATCACGAGGAACACAAGCACGCGCGCTTGATCTATCGCCTACTCGACGTGCTGGGCATCAGCGAGAAGCAGGCCGATCGTACGATGACGATGCTGGTCAAGTCGCCGTCTTTCGAAGCCCCGATGTATTTCGCACAGGAGGCGGAAGGCGAGCTCGACCTGCTCATGGCATCGATCGCGCTCGACGTCACCGGGCTGGTTATGATCGGCGTGAACTATCGCGACTCCAGCTACGCGCCGCACGCCGAAGCGGCCGAAATAATTCTCGAAGAGGAAGCCGACCACGATGTATTCGCGACCGAACAGCTCGGGCGCGCGGTCGCCCGCTTCGGCCCCGAAAGCGTCAACGCGGCGCTGCGCGAATGGCTCCCGCGCGCGGTCAATTTCTTCGGACCCCCCGGGAGCGGTTTCACCTATGATTGCCTCCGCTACGGATTGAAAAGCCGCGACAACCAGGAACTCGCCGACCTGTTTCTTGCGATGATCGAGAAACGCTGCGAGCAGCTCGGCCTCGATCTTCCGGATTTAAGCAAGGAATACCCGCGCGCCGTCGTTTAG
- a CDS encoding MaoC/PaaZ C-terminal domain-containing protein codes for MAHQIYFDDVEVGTEIGPLEKNPTTQQLVKYAGASGDFYQIHYDKDFALANKLPGVILHGALKNGFLAQLMTDFAGPEGWLRKLSVQYRGMDQPGAKVVCRGRVIKKYHDKDQHLVDCEIWLENAKGEKTTPGSATVILPARHTH; via the coding sequence ATGGCCCACCAGATCTATTTCGATGACGTCGAAGTCGGAACCGAGATCGGACCGCTGGAGAAAAATCCGACTACCCAGCAACTCGTGAAGTATGCCGGTGCCTCGGGCGACTTCTACCAGATCCACTACGACAAGGATTTCGCGCTGGCCAACAAGCTGCCCGGGGTCATTCTGCACGGCGCGCTCAAGAACGGCTTTCTCGCCCAGCTCATGACCGATTTTGCGGGACCCGAGGGTTGGCTGCGGAAGCTGTCGGTGCAGTATCGCGGGATGGATCAGCCCGGCGCGAAGGTGGTGTGCCGCGGCAGGGTCATCAAGAAGTACCATGACAAGGATCAGCACCTGGTCGATTGCGAGATCTGGCTGGAAAACGCCAAGGGCGAGAAAACCACGCCGGGTTCGGCCACCGTGATCTTGCCGGCCCGGCACACTCACTGA
- a CDS encoding MaoC family dehydratase N-terminal domain-containing protein, translated as MANKILDEESLKQVGRSGEPRTYEVERGAIRRFAEAIGDSNPLFNDEHRARASRFGGIIAPPTFCRSMGSPIPDVRIGALGTSFRGLDGGSDWEYFHPIRAGDRITVQTRLADLRESEGRLGAMVFITMETTYTNQFGELCATQRSTGIRY; from the coding sequence ATGGCCAACAAAATTCTCGACGAAGAGTCACTCAAGCAGGTGGGCAGGTCCGGAGAACCGCGCACTTACGAGGTCGAACGCGGTGCCATTCGCCGGTTTGCGGAGGCGATAGGAGATTCGAATCCCCTGTTTAACGATGAGCATCGCGCCCGCGCATCCCGCTTCGGTGGAATTATCGCGCCACCCACCTTTTGCCGGTCGATGGGCTCGCCAATCCCGGACGTCCGCATCGGCGCGCTGGGAACCTCGTTCCGCGGTCTCGATGGCGGTTCGGATTGGGAATACTTCCACCCGATTCGCGCCGGCGATCGAATCACCGTCCAGACCAGGCTTGCCGACCTGCGCGAATCTGAGGGACGGCTCGGTGCGATGGTATTCATCACCATGGAAACGACCTACACCAACCAGTTCGGCGAACTGTGCGCGACGCAGCGCTCAACCGGCATTCGGTACTAG
- a CDS encoding 4a-hydroxytetrahydrobiopterin dehydratase, giving the protein MAKLSDVEVTEQLKALPGWERHEDSIRKLFRFKEFMDGIKFLNRVAEKAEAADHHPDVTINYTRVTMTCSTHDQGGITEKDFKLAKEIEQEAKKA; this is encoded by the coding sequence ATGGCCAAATTGAGCGATGTGGAAGTAACCGAACAGCTGAAAGCGCTGCCCGGATGGGAGCGGCACGAGGACTCGATCCGCAAGCTGTTTCGCTTCAAGGAATTCATGGATGGAATCAAATTCCTGAACCGGGTTGCGGAAAAAGCCGAAGCCGCCGACCATCACCCCGACGTGACCATCAACTACACGCGCGTGACGATGACCTGCTCGACCCACGACCAGGGCGGCATCACGGAAAAGGATTTCAAGCTGGCGAAGGAAATAGAACAGGAAGCCAAGAAAGCTTAA
- a CDS encoding deoxynucleoside kinase has product MRLGSAQPPKQKPIVLRRRSYLAVEGPIGVGKTTLAQALGQELNARLVLEDSDNNPFISRFYEDPDKYSFPAQLYFLLTRYNQQRELSQQDLFSQMTVADYLFAKDRIFATLNLAPDELKLYEGVYQLLNAEMAKPDLVVYVRARVEVLAERLRKRNRDFERDISFEYLERVSAAYRDFFFYYDEAPLLVVDTSDIDFVANPEDLADLVREINHAGEGTQHFVPRKS; this is encoded by the coding sequence CTGCGGCTCGGCAGCGCACAGCCGCCGAAACAGAAGCCAATCGTTCTGCGCCGACGCAGCTACCTGGCCGTCGAAGGGCCTATCGGGGTGGGGAAAACCACGCTCGCCCAGGCGCTCGGCCAGGAGCTCAACGCGCGTCTGGTGCTGGAAGATTCCGACAACAATCCATTTATCTCGCGGTTTTACGAAGACCCCGACAAGTACTCTTTTCCGGCGCAGCTCTACTTCCTCCTGACCCGCTACAACCAGCAGCGGGAACTTTCCCAGCAGGATCTGTTCTCACAGATGACCGTCGCGGACTACCTGTTCGCCAAGGATCGGATTTTCGCGACCTTGAACCTCGCTCCCGACGAGCTGAAGCTCTACGAGGGCGTCTATCAGCTGCTCAACGCGGAGATGGCGAAGCCGGACCTGGTGGTCTACGTGCGCGCACGGGTCGAAGTGTTGGCCGAGCGTCTGCGCAAGCGCAACCGCGATTTCGAACGCGACATCAGCTTCGAGTACCTGGAGCGCGTCTCGGCCGCGTATCGCGATTTCTTCTTTTACTACGACGAGGCGCCGCTGCTGGTCGTGGACACCTCGGACATCGACTTCGTGGCCAACCCAGAAGACCTCGCCGACCTGGTCCGCGAGATCAACCACGCCGGCGAGGGCACCCAGCACTTCGTGCCGAGGAAGTCATGA